The Aureimonas populi genome includes the window GCCGCGCACGAGAAGCTCGTAGGTCAGCCCCGGCAGACCCGGCGGCAGCGGGGCCGCGTCCCGCGCCGGATCGGTGACGATGGCGCGCGGCACCAGCGGCGCGGTATCCACGCGCCGTTCGGGCGGCAGGCCCAGCGACGGATCGTAGACGAAGGGCCGGTCGATGCGCAGCGCGTAGGGGTCCACCAAGAGCTTCCCCGCGTCGAAGCGGTGGCCGCGGTGAAGGTCGAAGGGGCCGTGCGCGCGCAGCCCGTAGAGCGCGCCCTCCTTCAGCCCCGGCACAAAGCCGAAGAAGACGTCGCCCTGCCGGCCCGGCAGCGCCAGGCGGCGATCCTCATGGGCCCGGCCCGGCCGGAAAAGGCACAGCTCCACCCGCTCGGCATGGTGCGAGAGTACAGCGAAATGGACGCCGTACTCCTCAACGCTCGCGCCGAGGCGGGCCGGGCAGCCGCGCTCGGCGGTGATCGATGGGGCCTTCACGTCACAATCGGGTCAGGTGCGCACATCCGGCCCGCTTCGCCCCGTGCGCTTGCCGATCTCGCCGATGGAATCGGCCGTCTCGATCAGCTCGGCCAGCGCCTCCTCCACCGGCAGGTCGTGGAGGTCCGGGCGGGGCTCGAAGCGCTCCAGATAGACGCGCAGCGTGGCGCCCACCGTGCCGGTGCCCGACAGGCGGAAGACGACGCGCGAGCCGCCGGAGAAGACGATGCGCACGCCCTGGCCGGTGGAGACCGAGCCGTCCACGGGGTCGCGATAGGAGAAGTCGTCGGCCTCCTGCACCACGAGCGAGCCGAAGCGCTGGCCGGACATGGAGGCGAGGCGGTCGCGCAGGCTCTCCATCAGTCCGTTGGCGGCCTTGGCGTCCACCTCCTCGTAATCATGGCGCTGGTAGTAGTTGCGGCCGAACTCGGCCCAATGGCTTTTCACGATCTCGGCCACCGACTGCTTCTTCTCGGCCAGGATGTTCAGCCACAGGAGCACGGCCCAGAGCCCGTCCTTCTCGCGCACATGGTCCGATCCGGTGCCCGCGCTCTCCTCGCCGCAGATCGTCACCTTGCCCGCGTCGAGCAGATTGCCGAAGAACTTCCAGCCGGTCGGCGTCTCGTAGATGCCGAGCCCGCGCGCCTTCGCCACGCGGTCGGCCGCCGCGCTCGTGGGCATGGAGCGTGCGATGCCCGCGATGCCGCGCCGGTAGCCCGGCGCCAGATGCGCGTTGGCCGCCAGCACGGCCAGCGAATCGGAGGGCGTGACCACGATGCCGCGCCCCAGGATCATGTTGCGGTCGCCGTCGCCGTCCGAGGCGGCGCCGAAATCGGGCGCGGTCGGGCCCATCATGAGGTCGACCAGCGGCGCGGCCCACACCACGTTGGGGTCCGGGTGGCCGCCCCCGAAATCCTCGGAGGGCACGCCGTTCAGCACCGTGCCCTCCGGCGCGCCGAGGCGCCGCTCGAGGATCTCCCGGGCATAGGGGCCGGTCACGGCGTGCATGGCGTCGAAGCGCAGCGTCAGCCCGCCGGCGATGGCCGCCGCGATCTTGTCGAAGTCGAACAGCGTCTCCATCAGGGCCGCATAGTCGGCCACGGGGTCGACGATCTCCACCACCGTGTCGCCGAGGCGGTGCTCGCCAAGGGCCGAGAGGTCAGGCGCCTCCTCCTCCGCGATCCGGTACTCGGTGATCTCGCGGGTGCGCCGGTAGATGGCGTCGGTCACGCCCTCCGGCGCGGGGCCGCCATTGGCCACATTGTACTTGATGCCGAAATCACCCTCCGGCCCGCCGGGATTGTGGCTGGCCGAGAGGATGAGGCCGCCGGAAGCCTTGCGCTGGCGGATGAGGTTGGAGGCGGCGGGCGTGGAGAGGATGCCGTTCTGCCCCACGATGAGCCGCCCGTAGCCGTGCGCCGCCGCCATGCGGATGGCGATCCGCACGACCTCCGCGTTGAAGAAGCGCCCGTCGCCGCCGATGACGAGGCTCTGGCCGGCCCCCGGCCCGGCGGCGTCGAAGATCGACTGGATGAAGTTCTGCGCGTAGTTCTCCCGCTGGAAATGCGGGACCTTCTTGCGCAGGCCGGAGGTGCCGGGCTTCTGGTCGTCGAAGGGGGTGGTCGCAACCGTGCGGATCGTCATGGTGCCGCGTTCTCGCCGTTGATGAGGGATTGGTAGAGGGCGGCGTAGCGCCTGGCGCTCGCGCCCCATGAAACGTCGCTTCTCATGGCCTGTTTCTGCAGGGCGCGCCATGCGGGGGGCTCGCCGAAAAGCTCGCAGGCCCGCTGCACCGCCGCCACCAGCGCGTCGGCGTCGAGCGGGGAGAAGACGAAGCCGGTGGCCGCGCCGGAGGCCAGCGCCGCGAAATTGGCGTCGATCACCGTGTCGGCAAGCCCGCCGACGCGCGCCACGATCGGCAGGCATCCATAGCGCAGGGCGCAAAGCTGGGTGAGGCCGCAGGGCTCGAACCGCGAGGGCACCAGAAGCGCGTCCGCGCCCGCCTGCACGCGATGCGCCAGAAGCTCGTCATAGCCGATGCGCACCCCCACGCGGCCGGGGTGGCGCGCCTGCGCGGCCAGGAAGGCGCCCTCCAGCATCCGGTCGCCCGAGCCCACCACGACGAGGCGCGCGCCGAGATGGACGATCCGTTCCAGCGCATCGACCAGCACGTCCATGCCCTTCTGCCAGGTCAGGCGGCTGACGACGGCCAGGACCGGCCCGTCCGCCTCCTCCAGCGAGAACTCCTCCGCCAGCGCGCGCCGGTTGAGCGCGCGGCCCTCCATGGCGTTCGGCCCGAAGGGCGCGGCGATATGGGGATCGCTCATCGGGTTCCAGACATCGGTGTCGATGCCGTTGACGATGCCCACCAGCCGGTCCCGCCGCCCGCGCAGCAGTCCGTCCAGCCCCATGCCGCCTTCGGGCGTGACGATCTCGCGCGCATAGGAAGGGCTGACGGTGGTGACGATGTCGGCCGCGTGCAGGCCGCCCTTGAGGAAGCCGACCGAGCCGTAATACTCGACCCCCTCCAGCGACCATGCGCTGTCAGGCAGGCCCAGCAGCGGAAACACGGCGTGGGGGAAGGTGCCCTGGAAGGCGAGGTTGTGGATCGTCACCATGGATTTGGGGCGAGGGCCCTGCGCGAAGGCCAGATAGACCGGCGCGAGCGCCCCCTGCCAGTCATGCGCCTGCACCACGTCCGGCCGCCAGCCTTCCACCGCGCCCATGCCGATTTCGGCCGCCGCCTTGCCGAGCGCGGCGAAGCGCGCCCAGTTGTCCGGGTGGTCGTAGCCGCCGGGGCCCGCATAGGGGCCGCCGGGGCGCTCGTAGAGATGCGGCGCGTCGAGCAGCAGCAGCTCCACGTTCCCATGGCGCGCCGCCAGCACCATCGCCGGGCCGCCGAAGAGTAGCTCGAAGCGGTGCACCGGCTCGGCGGTGCCCAGTTTCGCCAGCACGCCGGGATAGGCCGGCATCAGAGTGCGCGTCTCGACGCCCACCTCCGCCAGCGCGCCCGGCAGCGCGCCGGCCACATCCGCGAGCCCTCCCGTCTTCACGAGGGGAAAGACCTCGGAGGAAACGGACAGGAGACGTGTCACAGGCGGTCGATCATGGGCTGCGTGACGAGGCAGATGCCGGTCGCCGTGCGGCGGAAGCGCTGCGCGTCGAGCTCTGGGTCCTCGCCGATGACGAGCCCGTCCGGGATGCGAACACCCCGGTCGATCACCGCGCGGGAGACGCGCGCGCCCCGCCCGATCAGGCAATGGGGCAGCACGACCGCATGGTCGAGCACCGACCAGGAGCGCTGGCGCACCCCGGTGAAGAGAAGCGAGCGGGAGAGCGAGCCGCCGGAGATGATGCAGTCGCCCGAGACCAGGGAGGAGACCGCCGTGCCGCGCCGCCCTTCCTCGTCGTGCACGAACTTGGCCGGCGGCGTTACGTCCGCATAGGTCCAGATGGGCCAGTCGCGGTCGTAGATGTCGAGCGGCGGCACCACGTCCGTCAGGTCGATATTGGCCTGCCAGTAGGCGTCCACCGTTCCCACGTCCCGCCAATAGGCGTCGGCCTCGCCCTCCGACTTGACGACGGAGGTGTTGAAGGAATGCGCATAGGCCGTGCCGTGGCGCACGACATGGGGGATGATGTCCTTGCCGAAATCACGCGAGGAGGCCGGATCGGCGGCGTCGCGGCGAAGCTGCTCGGCCAGGAATTTCGTGTCGAAGACATAGATGCCCATGGAGGCCAGCGCCGTGTCCGGCCGGCCGGGAATGGAGGGCGGGTCGGCGGGCTTCTCGATGAAGTCTGTGATGCGCCCGGTCTCGTCCACATGCATCACGCCGAAACCCACTGCCTCCATGCGCGGAACCTCCAGGCAGCCGACGGTCACGTCGGCGCCCGAGTCCACATGGGCCTGAAGCATGATCTCGTAGTCCATCTTGTAGATGTGGTCGCCCGCCAGGATCACCATGTAGCGCGGGGCGTAGTCCTCGATGATGTCGAGATTCTGGTAGACCGCGTCGGCGGTGCCCGCATACCACTGGTCTTCCGAAACGCGCTGGGAGGCGGGCAGCACGTCGAAGCTTTCGTTGCGGCCCGGCCGCAGGAAGTTCCAGCCGCGATGCAGGTGCCGGATCAGGCTGTGGGCCTTGTACTGCGTGGCCACCCCGATGCGCCTTATGCCCGAATTGATGGCGTTGGAGAGCGCGAAGTCGATGATGCGCGTCTTGCCGCCGAAATAGACGGCGGGCTTGGCGCGCGTGTCCGTCAGCTCCATCAGGCGAGACCCGCGCCCGCCGGCAAGCACATAGGCCATCGTATCACGCGCGATCGGCGCGGCGCGGTGGTTCTGCTGCATGGGTGGCCTCCCGTTTCGTTTTTCTGGCGGGAGATTCCTCCCCACGCGCGGCCGAAGATAGCGCCGGGCGCGCCCGGCTTCCATCGCGCGGGAAGGTGGACGGGCGAAGAATTTCGCCTTGTGCGGTTTCCGGCCGGTTCCCATACGACCGGCCGGAAGCCGGTTCAAGCCGAGGGCGGCGTGTGCCAGATGTCCCTCGCATATTCCCGGATCGCCCGGTCGGAGGAGAACCAGCCCATGCGCGCCGTGTTGCGCACGGCGATCGCGTCCCAATGCGCCCGGTCCCCCCACAGCGCGTCGAGCCGCCGCTGGGTGTCCCAATAGGCCTTGAAGTCGGCCGCGATCATCCACCAGTCGCGGTCGCGGATGGCGTCGACAAGGCCGCTGTATCGGCCCGGCTCGTCCTGGCAGAACACGCCGGATGCGATGGAATCGAGCGCCGAGCGCAGGAGCGGCTGCTCCTCGATGGCGCCCCGGCCGGTATGGCCGTTGCGGCGCAGCTCGGCCACCTCGCCCGCCTTCAGCCCGAAGATGAAGATGTTCTCCTCGCCCAGATGCTCCAGCATCTCCACATTGGCCCCGTCCAGCGTGCCGATGGTGAGCGCGCCGTTCAGCGCGAACTTCATGTTGCCGGTGCCCGAGGCTTCCAGCCCCGCCGTCGAGATCTGCTCGGAGATGTCGGCCGCCGGCATGATGATCTCGGCCAGGCTCACATTGTAGTTGGGGATGAAGACGACCTTCAGGAGGTTGCGCACCGCCGGGTCGGAATTGATGACGCGCGAGACGTCGCCGGCCAGCCGGATGATCTCCTTGGCCTGCGCGTAGGAGGGCGCGGCCTTGCCGGCGAAGATCTTGACGCGCGGCGTCCAGTCGATCTCGGGATGGGCGCGGATCTGCTCGTAGAGCGCCACCGCCTCGATGACGTTCAGGAACTGACGCTTGTACTCGTGGATGCGCTTGACCTGGATGTCGAAGATGGCCGAGGGGTCGATGGAGGTCGCCAGCCGGTCCTCGATCTGGGCGCAGAGGCGCTCCTTGTTGGCGCGCTTCACCGCCGCGAACCGCTCCCGGAAGCCGGCATCCTGAGCCAGCGGGTCGAGCTCGATCAGCTTCTCGATATCGTCCCTGAACCCGTCGCCGATAGCCTCGGAGATGAGCCCTGTCAGGCCGGGATTGGACTGGAGCAGCCAGCGGCGGGGCGTGACGCCGTTGGTCTTGTTCTGGATGCGCTCGGGATAGAGGCGGTGGAGGTCGCCGAACACGGTCTCCTTCATCAGCTCGGTGTGAAGGCCGGAGACGCCGTTGACCGAGTGGGAGCCCACGAAGGCGATCTGGCCCATGCGCACGCGCCGCCCGTTGTTCTCGTCGATCAGCGAGATGGCCGAGACGGCCTCGCCGGAGAAGTCCCGCTCGGCGCGCGCGCCGCGGATCACCTCGGCGTTGATGGCGTAGATGATCTGCATCTGGCGCGGCAGGAGCCGCTCGAAGAGCTGCACCGGCCAGGTCTCCAGCGCCTCGGGCAGGAGCGTGTGGTTGGTGTAGGAGAAGGTGGCGCGCGTCACGGCCCACGCCTCGTCCCAGTCCATCTGGTGGACATCCACCAGAAGGCGCATCAGCTCGGCCACCGACACGGCGGGATGCGTGTCGTTGAGCTGGATGGACACCTTGTCGGCGAGGTTCGACAGGCTCTCATTGGTCGTCAGGTGCCGGCGGATGATGTCCTGCAGCGAGGCGGAGGAGAAGAAGAACTCCTGCCGCAGGCGCAGCTCCTGCCCCGCCTGGTGCGAATCGGCGGGGTAGAGGATGCGGGTGATCGCCTCGGCCTTGTTGGATTCCACCAGCGCGCCCACATGGTCGCCCGAATTGAACGTGTCGAGCAGGATGGGGTCCAGCGGATGGGCGCCCCACAGGCGCAGCGTGTTGGCATGGCCGCCGCGCCAGCCGATGACGGGCGTGTCGTAGGCCACGGCCAGCACGCGCTCGGCCGGGCGCCAGACATAGCGCGTGGCCTTGCCGGGCTCCTCCAGCGTCGAGACCTTGCCGCCGAAGCCGATCTCGAAGGACCGCTCGCGCCGCTCGAACTCCCACGGATTGCCGTGGTCGAGCCAGGTTTCCGGCAGCTCCACCTGCGCCCCGTCCACGATCTCCTGCCGGAAGAAGCCGTGGACGTAGCGGATGCCGTAGCCGAAGGCCGGGATGCCGACCGAGGCCATGGACTCCATGAAGCAGGCGGCAAGGCGCCCCAGGCCCCCGTTGCCCAGCGCCGCGTCCGGCTCCAGAAGCTCGACGAGGTCGAGCTCCACGCCGTAGCGCGCCAGCGCCTCGGAAACCGGCTCGGTCAGGCCGAGATTGGAGATCGCATCGCGCAGGAGGCGGCCGATGAGAAATTCCATCGACAGGTAGCAGACGCGCTTGGCGCCCTCCTCGCGCGCCTTGCGGCTGGAGGTCAGCCACTGGTCGATGATGCGGTCGCGCACCGCCAGCGCGGTGGCCTGCTCCCAGTCGTGCAGGCGCGCGGCGTCCGTTGTCTTGCCCAGGGAATAGGTGAGCTTCTCCACGATCTCCAGCGCCAGCGTGTCGGCGTCGTTGCGCCGGGGCTCGGACTTCAGGGTGCGCTGCTTCTGTGCGGTAACGGACATCGGTCAGGACCTCATCGTGGCGATGGCGCGGACGAGGCCGCGTGTGGAGGCGTCGCGCCCCTCGGGCGTCTCCTCTCCCCTTACGACCGGCAGGAGGCCGGTCGCCAGCTCCTTGCCGAGCTCCACGCCCCATTGGTCGAAGGCGTTGATCCCGAAGAGCTGGGCCTCGACGAACACGCGGTGCTCGTAGAGCGCGACGAGGCGGCCGAGGGCGAAGGGCGTCAGCCTGTCGTAGAGGATGGTGATGGAGGGGCGGTCGCCCGAGAACTCGCGGTGGGGCGCGATGCGCTCGGCCTCGTCCGGCGAGCGGCCCGCATCCAGAAGCTGCCGGCGGGCCTCCTCCAGCGTGCGGCCCTTCATCAGGGCCTCGCTCTGCGCCAGGCAGTTGGCGAGCAGGAGATCCTGATGCTCCTTCAACCCGTCCTCATGGCCGTTGGCGGCCACGATGAACTCCACCGGCACGATATCGGTGCCCTGGTGCAGGAGCTGGAAGAAGGCGTGCTGGCCGTTGGTGCCGGGCTCGCCCCACACGAGCGGCCCGGTGGGGGTCGAAACGCGCGCGCCGTCGAGCCCCACATGCTTGCCGTTCGATTCCATGTCGAGCTGCTGGAGATAGGCCGGCAGACGCGACAGGCGCTGGTCGTAGGGGATCACCGCGCGCGACGGGTAGCCCTGCGCCACCCGGTGCCACCAGCCGGCGAGGCCCAGGAGGACGGGCAGGTTCTTCTCCAGCGGCGCCTCTCGGAAGTGCCGGTCCAGCGCGCGCGCCCCGGCCAGGAACTCCCGGAAGCGCTGCGGCCCGATGGCCAGCATCACCGGCAGCCCGATGGCCGACCAGACCGAGTAGCGCCCGCCGACCCAGTCCCAGAAGCCGAAGGTGCGCTCCTGCCCGATGCCGAAGGCCGACACCTTGTCGAGCGCCGTGGAAACGGCGCAGAAATGCGCCCCCACCGCCGCCTCGCCCAGCGCATCGGCGATGAAGCGCCGCGCGGTTTGCGCGTTGGTCATGGTCTCGATGGTGGTGAAGGTCTTGGAGGCGACGACGAAGAGGGTCGTGGCCGGATCGAGGCCCTTGAGCGTATCGGCGATATGGGCGCCGTCCACGTTGGAGACGAAATGCGTGCGCGGCCCGTCATGATAGGGCGAAAGCGCCAGCGCCACCATGACGGGGCCGAGATCGGACCCCCCGATGCCGATATTGACGACATCGGTGAAGCGCGCCCCGCTGGACGAGGCGATGGAGCCCGAGCGCACCCCCTCGCAGAAGCCGGACATGGCGGAGAGGACCGCCTCCACCTCCTCGCCCACGGACGAGCCGTTCACCGCGTAGCCATCGGCGGGCTCGGCGCGCAGGGCGACGTGAAGGACGGCGCGCCCCTCCGTGGCGTTGATCGGCGCGCCATCGAACATGGCATCGCGCCGCTCCTCCAGCGCCTGCGAGCGGGCGAATCGGATCAGCGCGTCGAGATCGTCGCGCCCGAGCGCGCATTTGGACAGATCGAGAAGAAGGTCGTCCAGCCGGAAGGACAGCGCGTCGAAGCGCCCCTCGTCTTCCGCGAAGCGCCGGGCGATGCCCCCGGCCGCGGCCTTGCGACCAAGGCTTTCCAGTTCCTGTTCCAGGCTCAAACCAAACTTCCCCATGCTCGTGCCGGCATCGCTGCCTTCCGCCCGAGTATCTAAGAGCTTTTTGGAATCGGAAAGCCCGTTCGGCCCCCTTCCTTCGCAAGGCTCCCCCGCGCCGCGCGCGGGGAGGGCTCAATATTCGCGTTCGTAGAAGATGCCGACCTCGCCGCCGCCGTCCGCCGTCACCGCGCCGCGCGCCTTCACGTCGCGCCCCAGCTCCAGGTCGATCGACACGCGCCCGGTGCTGTCCACGCCCACATAGGTGTTCTCGTTGATGTAGCGGCCCACGCCCACCGCCGCCTGCCCGTCCGCCGTCGTGCGGATGTCGAGATCGTCCACGCCCAGTTGCGAGCGCAGATTGTCGAGCAGGCCGGAGGAGCCGCCCACGCCGGTGAGCGTGGCCACGGCCGAGGCGAGCTGGGCGATCTGGAGCGGCGACAGGTCCGTCGTCGCCTGTCCGAAGATCAGCCGCGCCAGCACCTCGTCCTGCGGCAGCGCCGGCGTGGAGGTGAAGGCGAAGGCCGGATCGTTGGCCGGGCCGGTGATCAGGATGCGCACCGTCACGTCGCCCGTGTCGGAGGCGGCCACGATATCGAGCGTCGGCACGAGATCGCCCGAGAAGGTGAGCGAGGCGCGCTCGAAATCGAGCCGGCGCGACAGGATCTGGAAACGCCCGCGCTGGAGGTCGAAGGACCCCACGATGGCCAGGTTCTGCGTGGGCCCGGTGATCCGGATCGAGCCGCCGACCTCGAGGTCCAGCCCGCGCCCGCGCACGAAGACGCGATTGGGCGCGTTGAGCGTGACGTCGAGATTGATGCCCCCTTGCGCGCCGCCCGACTGCCTCTCCGGGTTCAGCTCGCGCTGCTGGCGGTAGACCGCCGGCGGTGCGTTGACATGGCGCACGTCGATCTGCGCCAGGGAGGAGGGCAGGTTCTCCGGCACGAGGATATTGGCCTCGCGCAGGTCGACCGTGCCGGCCAGCGTCGGCGAGCCGGTGAGGGGGCCGGTGAAGGTCAGGTTCGCGTCGAGCTGCGTGGTCAGGAACTCGCCATCGGCATAGCGCGCGCCGTTGGCCTGGATCGAGAGATTGGCGGGGAAGCCGTCCGTCAGGCCCACCGTGCCCGAAACCGCGATGGTGCCGCCCGCGCCGAGGCTGGCCGAAAAGCTCTGGATCGTCGCCGTCTGGCCCGAGAGCGCCACGGTGGTCGTGATGTTGTTGACGACGACGTTCTGCCCCGTGTCGATGAACTGCGCGCCGCTGGTCGAGATCGTGCCGTTGACGTTGGGGGCGGCGGCGGTGCCGGAGACGGAGGCGTTGACCGCCACCGTGCCGCTGATCG containing:
- a CDS encoding alpha-D-glucose phosphate-specific phosphoglucomutase → MTIRTVATTPFDDQKPGTSGLRKKVPHFQRENYAQNFIQSIFDAAGPGAGQSLVIGGDGRFFNAEVVRIAIRMAAAHGYGRLIVGQNGILSTPAASNLIRQRKASGGLILSASHNPGGPEGDFGIKYNVANGGPAPEGVTDAIYRRTREITEYRIAEEEAPDLSALGEHRLGDTVVEIVDPVADYAALMETLFDFDKIAAAIAGGLTLRFDAMHAVTGPYAREILERRLGAPEGTVLNGVPSEDFGGGHPDPNVVWAAPLVDLMMGPTAPDFGAASDGDGDRNMILGRGIVVTPSDSLAVLAANAHLAPGYRRGIAGIARSMPTSAAADRVAKARGLGIYETPTGWKFFGNLLDAGKVTICGEESAGTGSDHVREKDGLWAVLLWLNILAEKKQSVAEIVKSHWAEFGRNYYQRHDYEEVDAKAANGLMESLRDRLASMSGQRFGSLVVQEADDFSYRDPVDGSVSTGQGVRIVFSGGSRVVFRLSGTGTVGATLRVYLERFEPRPDLHDLPVEEALAELIETADSIGEIGKRTGRSGPDVRT
- the glgA gene encoding glycogen synthase GlgA, with product MTRLLSVSSEVFPLVKTGGLADVAGALPGALAEVGVETRTLMPAYPGVLAKLGTAEPVHRFELLFGGPAMVLAARHGNVELLLLDAPHLYERPGGPYAGPGGYDHPDNWARFAALGKAAAEIGMGAVEGWRPDVVQAHDWQGALAPVYLAFAQGPRPKSMVTIHNLAFQGTFPHAVFPLLGLPDSAWSLEGVEYYGSVGFLKGGLHAADIVTTVSPSYAREIVTPEGGMGLDGLLRGRRDRLVGIVNGIDTDVWNPMSDPHIAAPFGPNAMEGRALNRRALAEEFSLEEADGPVLAVVSRLTWQKGMDVLVDALERIVHLGARLVVVGSGDRMLEGAFLAAQARHPGRVGVRIGYDELLAHRVQAGADALLVPSRFEPCGLTQLCALRYGCLPIVARVGGLADTVIDANFAALASGAATGFVFSPLDADALVAAVQRACELFGEPPAWRALQKQAMRSDVSWGASARRYAALYQSLINGENAAP
- the glgC gene encoding glucose-1-phosphate adenylyltransferase; amino-acid sequence: MQQNHRAAPIARDTMAYVLAGGRGSRLMELTDTRAKPAVYFGGKTRIIDFALSNAINSGIRRIGVATQYKAHSLIRHLHRGWNFLRPGRNESFDVLPASQRVSEDQWYAGTADAVYQNLDIIEDYAPRYMVILAGDHIYKMDYEIMLQAHVDSGADVTVGCLEVPRMEAVGFGVMHVDETGRITDFIEKPADPPSIPGRPDTALASMGIYVFDTKFLAEQLRRDAADPASSRDFGKDIIPHVVRHGTAYAHSFNTSVVKSEGEADAYWRDVGTVDAYWQANIDLTDVVPPLDIYDRDWPIWTYADVTPPAKFVHDEEGRRGTAVSSLVSGDCIISGGSLSRSLLFTGVRQRSWSVLDHAVVLPHCLIGRGARVSRAVIDRGVRIPDGLVIGEDPELDAQRFRRTATGICLVTQPMIDRL
- a CDS encoding glycogen/starch/alpha-glucan phosphorylase, translating into MSVTAQKQRTLKSEPRRNDADTLALEIVEKLTYSLGKTTDAARLHDWEQATALAVRDRIIDQWLTSSRKAREEGAKRVCYLSMEFLIGRLLRDAISNLGLTEPVSEALARYGVELDLVELLEPDAALGNGGLGRLAACFMESMASVGIPAFGYGIRYVHGFFRQEIVDGAQVELPETWLDHGNPWEFERRERSFEIGFGGKVSTLEEPGKATRYVWRPAERVLAVAYDTPVIGWRGGHANTLRLWGAHPLDPILLDTFNSGDHVGALVESNKAEAITRILYPADSHQAGQELRLRQEFFFSSASLQDIIRRHLTTNESLSNLADKVSIQLNDTHPAVSVAELMRLLVDVHQMDWDEAWAVTRATFSYTNHTLLPEALETWPVQLFERLLPRQMQIIYAINAEVIRGARAERDFSGEAVSAISLIDENNGRRVRMGQIAFVGSHSVNGVSGLHTELMKETVFGDLHRLYPERIQNKTNGVTPRRWLLQSNPGLTGLISEAIGDGFRDDIEKLIELDPLAQDAGFRERFAAVKRANKERLCAQIEDRLATSIDPSAIFDIQVKRIHEYKRQFLNVIEAVALYEQIRAHPEIDWTPRVKIFAGKAAPSYAQAKEIIRLAGDVSRVINSDPAVRNLLKVVFIPNYNVSLAEIIMPAADISEQISTAGLEASGTGNMKFALNGALTIGTLDGANVEMLEHLGEENIFIFGLKAGEVAELRRNGHTGRGAIEEQPLLRSALDSIASGVFCQDEPGRYSGLVDAIRDRDWWMIAADFKAYWDTQRRLDALWGDRAHWDAIAVRNTARMGWFSSDRAIREYARDIWHTPPSA
- the pgi gene encoding glucose-6-phosphate isomerase; the encoded protein is MGKFGLSLEQELESLGRKAAAGGIARRFAEDEGRFDALSFRLDDLLLDLSKCALGRDDLDALIRFARSQALEERRDAMFDGAPINATEGRAVLHVALRAEPADGYAVNGSSVGEEVEAVLSAMSGFCEGVRSGSIASSSGARFTDVVNIGIGGSDLGPVMVALALSPYHDGPRTHFVSNVDGAHIADTLKGLDPATTLFVVASKTFTTIETMTNAQTARRFIADALGEAAVGAHFCAVSTALDKVSAFGIGQERTFGFWDWVGGRYSVWSAIGLPVMLAIGPQRFREFLAGARALDRHFREAPLEKNLPVLLGLAGWWHRVAQGYPSRAVIPYDQRLSRLPAYLQQLDMESNGKHVGLDGARVSTPTGPLVWGEPGTNGQHAFFQLLHQGTDIVPVEFIVAANGHEDGLKEHQDLLLANCLAQSEALMKGRTLEEARRQLLDAGRSPDEAERIAPHREFSGDRPSITILYDRLTPFALGRLVALYEHRVFVEAQLFGINAFDQWGVELGKELATGLLPVVRGEETPEGRDASTRGLVRAIATMRS